CGTCGCTTGGACTCCCAGGGAATCCACCACGGCCCCCCAGCCCATGGCGGCCAACGGCTGCACTCCGATCGTGACGATGCTGAAAAGCCCCAGAATGGCGGATTTCCTTTCCGGAGGCGCCAGAAGCTGAACGGCGGAAGAAGAGGTAACAAACAGCGTGGAGGTAGCCAGGCCCGCAAAAAAGAAGCACAGGGCCTGCACCTCCACCACGTTGACAATGCCGGCTACGCAAAGGGCGCTCCCCATCCACAGGGTGCCGGAAGAAAGCTTGGCCCCCACCCTGTCGCTTTTGCGCGCAAAGGGCATTACCAGCAGGATGCTGACCATGGCTCCGGCCCCCACCGCTCCCAGTATCAGTCCGGTATTGCGGGGATTCCCGTGCATCAGGGCCGGAACAATCTGGTAGAGGGACTGCCCGCAAATATTCTGGATCAGGGCGCTGAGCATGATGAACAGCAGGCTGCGGGTGGACAATACCGCCTTGAGACCGGAAACCTTTCTGCCGGAACCGCGCTGCTTTTTCGGCGCGGCGGTGTCGGAAATGCGGCCTTTCAGGGAAACCAGGCAGCCGATCAGCGGAAGACTGGCCAGGACATTGCCGCCGAAAGCGGTGGCCGCCCCCCATTCCGCAATGATATAGCCTGCCAAAGCCGGGCCCACCGCCCTGCACGTATTGAATACCAGGGAATACATCCCCACCGCCTCCTGGAGCTGCTTCCGGGGGATCAGGTCCCCCACAAACGCCTGCTGCGTGGGAAAACCCACCGTCTGGTTGATGCCCATGACCAGCCCCGCCGCATACAAATGCCACAATTGCAGGGCATCCAGAAACGTCAGAAGAAACAGGACCGCCGCCACCAGCCATTGCACGGATTGCACGGCAATCAGCAGCTTGCGGCGGTCAAAGCGGTCGCCCAGTCCGGCCAGCAGCATGCCTCCCAAAAAGAAGGGCAGCGCATTCAGGGCGGCCAGTAAACCCACCGCCGTGGCGGAACCGCCGGAAATGCTGTAAACCAGAATCCCCATGGCTGTAACCTGCAGCCACATTCCGATCAGGGCGCACGCCTGCCCGGACCAGAAAATTTGCAGGTTCTTCACCTGAAGGGGCTTGAAAAAGCCCAGCCAGTCATTCAGCCATTTCATTCAACCCCGGCATCCTAATCCGCGCCGCCGGAACCGTCCAGACGCGAGTATGGCACCGGGGAGAAGCCCGTTTCCAGGCCATTTCCCCTCTTCTATTCATCCCGCGTATAACAGGCGGGATAATCGCCGGAAGGCAGCCAGACAGGCAGGTTTTTCATTTTGGCCCTGGCGTGTTCGGAAACGGGCATGCGCCAGATTTCAAAGAAGGGTCCCATGTTCTTTCCCGTCACCTTGGAAAAGGCGGACATCACCCATTCCCATTTCTTTTCATCGCTTAACTTGCCATTGTCGTAAGGCTTGTCATGGTATTGCAGGGCCACCTGCCGGAAGGCGTCAAACCCCAGATGGTACATCAGCTCCACCCAGAAGAAGAGCTGCACCTTGTTGGGAGCGTCCCTGTAAGTCTGGCTTCCGGTAAAATATTTCTTCAGTTCGGAGCTCATGCCGTACGGCCCCATGCCCCCTCCCCAGCAGGACTCGTAACTCTTGCCCGTCCCCATCACTTCACAGAGCATGGAGAAAATGTTGACGGAAACTTCCGTCTGCCCCTCCATCGTGAACGGAGGCGCCTGATGGTTGTGCCCCAGTTCATGCCAAAGCCCCCAGCTTCCGGAATTGACGATGGCGCCGCTGGCGATTGAATTCGTCCAGTCGGTCGTCGCCATGGCGGGATAGCCGGAGTGCCCGGCCCCCGCGGAAATCTGCCTGTCCACGACAAAGCGCATGGGATGATGAAGGCGGTCCGGCTTGGTATCCCACCCCATGATCCAATCCTGGAGCGCCATGTTCTTTTGCAGGAATTCCGCCACCTTCTGAACGTCGGGGCAGCGTTTCAACTGCTCCACCGGCATGGTCATCACCAGGCGCGGCATGCGGATTTCCCCCCACGGGGCCTTGCAATTTTCCAACTGAGCCGCCCACTGTTCCGGAGTGGTCACCCCCAGAATAAAGAGAGGCGCCGGAGTGGCTCCGGAAATCTGCACCTTGAAGATCCGTCCCCTCTTGGAACGCTTGCCCACGTTCACATACACCAGGCCGCCCATCGGATTCACCAGCTTCACGCGCCCCCGGTCCGCCGGAACCTGTACCGTTATTTCCGGAACCCTTCTCCAGGCATCCAGCTTGTGCAGGCTGTCCGTATGGCACCCGATGCGGATTCCGAGAGAACTCTCCTTGGGCGCCCCGGACAGGGAACATGAAATTTCCGCTCCCGGCGGGGCATACAGACCCGTGCTGTGCCAGCCCGTGATGTTGGAATCTATCTCCACCGTGCGCCTCACAAGCGAAGCGCCGTCCTCCGGAGCTCCGGGAAAATCCTTTGCCGCCGAGCAGGCCTTCAGGGAGGAAGGCTTGTCGTCCTTCCAGGAACGGCACCTTTCCAGCAGGTCATCCATGCGCTTGTCATCCGTCCCTCTTTTCCACGGTGTACTTCCGGAAGGGAATTCCTCCATGCCTGCCAATTTTTCAGCCTTGTCCCATGACCATGTTTCCAGAGGCTTGTCGGCATCCATCGGTATTTCATCCTTGCAGACGGTGGCGTACACGGAAAGATCCGGCATGGGATTCTTGACGGGCTGCGGAAAGCGCCCCTCGGGTTCCGGCTCTTCCTCCTCGTCGGGTTCTTCCTGCCGGCGCTCCTGTTCCTCCCGCTCACGGCGTTCCAGCTCTTCCCTCCTCCTCTTTTCCGCTTCCTCCCGCTTGGCCTGCTCCTGAAGCTTTTGCGCCGCCTCCTGTTCCAGGGCCTCCTTCTTCTTTCTCGCTTCCTCCCTGGCCAGTTCGGCGGCTTCCCGCTCCTTCTCCCGGCGTTCCCTTATTTCCTTTTCCCGCTGCTTTCTCTGTTTTTCAGCGGCGGCCTTCATGGCTTTTTCCTTTGCCTGGCGTTCAGCGGTCAACTCCTGCGCCACCCTTTTCTTTTCCTGATTGTCCTGATACAGATAATACCCGGCTCCGGCGCCGCAAATCAACAGCAGCACCAGGAACCATCCTACGGCAGAGCCCCTGCCTGCCTTGCGGGCCAACGAAGAAACATGCATGAAATTAGAAATAAAGATTTACATTATTTCTGCATGGGAAAAGGACCTTGTCAACAGGATTCTTTCCGTCCCTTGCACAATATAATGCGCCGCTTCCCAATCCCCGGCAAAGAAGCTCATTCGGCAAGCGGTTCATCCGCACCTCGTTTCCGTTCCGCTGCCTTCAAGACATCCGTCCGCATGCCGAAATGCGGAAGGGCTCCGTTCACCAGGCCGTCCAGCACTCCCATGGTTCGCGCTTTTGGACTGATGTAGCCGTGGCCGGAAGCGACCATGGCCTTCACTTCATCCGCCGCATTGGACGGACAGCAACGGAACGCTTCCGGCAAATTCCTCATGGCGTCCAGGTCATTGTGCCCGTCGCCGAAAATGGCCGCATGAGCATGAGGGATGCCGAACCGGGACGCTACAAAAGCCAGAGCCGTTCCCTTGTTGTAATCCCGGTGGCTGAAACGCAGGTAAGGCCCCGCCCTCTGCGTGACGATTTCCTCGTAAGGGGCCACCGTTCCATGAATCACGCCGGACACGGCATCCAGCCCCCGCGCATCGTTCACCACCAGGGAAAAGGCGTCATGCTGCTGCCTCTGGAGCTCCAGCCCGGAAAACTGCTTTTCCAGATGCTCCATCAACTCCTCCAGCATGCGGCCATACCGGCTGAACAGGGAATCATGGGCAACCGCACATGCATCGTTCCAGCACACGCCGGGCATCAGGCGGCCTTCCGCATCCGCCAGATGGACGTTGCGTTCCATGGTCACGGTAAAATCCGGGGCAAACGCTTCCGGATCATCCTGAAACATGTCCATCAGGCCCTCCCTCAGATAAACCGGGTCACGTCCCGTATTGATGCCCCAAAGCACGCCATAGCGCGCCCGGAGCGCACGCATGAGGCGGAAAAAACTGCGGCGCTCCCCGGCAGGACCGCCCAGGGTGAACAGAGTATCGTCAAAATCGAACGAAAAAAGGTACCGGGACTCTCCGGGCAGCGGAAGTGCCCGGATCGGAAGAAAACGCATCAATTCCATCTCAGGCCAGTCCTCCCTTCATTCCCACAGCGCCGCTCGCTTCCACCACGGGTTCCGCCAGCGGAATGTCGTCTTCCACCGGTTCGGCATTGGGAATATCCTCCTCCACCGGTTCCGCGGACGGGATGGTTTCAGGCACGGGCTCTGCCACGGGAATCCGTTCCTTCTGCGGCTGGGGGCTTGCCGGAGGCTTCACGGCAGGAGCGGCAGGAGCAGCAGGACGGGCGGGCGGAGAGGAAACGGCGGGATTGCCTTCCGCCGCAGCGGGAAGCTTCGCTTTGGCCCCCACGCCCGCACGCACCTGGCGGGCGATGGGCGTGTTCATGTCCACGGCATGAGTGACGGGAAGACTGCCGGCAGGAATCTCCTCTCCCGGCTTGCGCATGTGGATTTCCACGCGCCGGTTGGCGGCCTGCGCATTCTGGTCCCCCTTGGTGGACACCACGGGGCGGGAAGCCCCGCAAGCCCTGATGTACAGCCTGCATTCCCCGTTGGGCCGCGTCAGTGAAATGCCGTTATCTAGCAGCCACTGGCGCACCGCGTTCGCCCGCATGAGGGAAAGCACGGCGTTATATTCCTCGGAGCCGAAACTGTCCGTGTGCCCCTCCACAATGAAAATCGTGTCCGGATTCTTCATCATCAGCCCCGCAAGCTGGAGCATGCTGAGACGGGCGGAATTCTTCATCACCGCCTTGTTGTACTCAAACAGGAGATCCGCCCCCAGCCTGCTGTACCCGCTGTCCTTCCCCAGATTGGACTGGGCCATCAGCTGGGCCAGGGACTTGCTGCCGTCCGGCAAATGGGAATCGTCCTGGCCGCCTGCGCCCTTCAGCTTGTTATTGTACCATTCATCCGGATTGACCATCTCCGGCTCCGCCGTCTTGACGGTCGCCGGACTGGCGGAAGGCTTCAGCGCTTCCGGAGGGGAAAGCTCCGGAAGCCCCTGGGCAATGGATTTCATGTCCACCAGGGGCATTTGGGGGGAGAGGGATTCCGGAGGGGACGGAGAGACGGGATCAGCGGAAAAACTGGTTTCTCCCGGTGCAATCACCACCTGTTCCGGAAGCATGTCCTCCAAATCGGGCAGTTCCGGAGGGGGCAGTTCCTTGATCTGCTCAACCACCGGCATTTCAGGAATTTCCGTCACGTCCGGAGCCGGACGGTCGTCCGCCTTCAGAACGATTTTCTCAGGAAGCGGCTTTGAAGCCGGCTCCTCCGCGACAGTCTTGTGGACATGAATCCCCAGGTCGAACCAGCTCAGAACAATAAATCCGAGATAATGCACCAGCAGCGCCGCCAGAACGCCACCCACGGCCACAGCCGCCAAATGGCGCGGCGCAGGCAGAATGAAACGGCTGCGCCTGCGGCGGTTTTCGCGGAGTTCTCCGCTGTTGTCCTGATATTCACTCACGGGATATTCACTATGCTGCACCATGAAACAAAACGGGGAGCACGGCTCATCTGCCGGACGGCGCCGCAGCCGTCACGGGAAAACGGTAGAATTCATTCATCAACACCCTGGGCATGGGCATGCGGGTATTGTCATGAATCCACTCCGCAATGCCAGCCTGCAGCTCGTCATCCCCATCATACACGTTCACTTTATAGTTTTTCTCAAATTTCTCACCCTTCTTTCCTTCAATGACATGGAGGAAGGTCCGCTCCTTCGTTCCGTAGGGCTCCCCTTCCCGGATGGATTCATAAAGCTGCTTCTTGTCGTCCTTCAGGGAATCGTAAATGCTCAAGGAATCTTCCAGGGTGGAAAAAAAATACTGGTTGGTGCAGACGACCATGGCCGGATAATCCAGCTTCAGGGCATAATCCACCGGAGCCACGTCAAACGTGCTGAAATCCGCGCGCCACGCCACCCCGGCATCCATGAGCCAGAAAGCGGGATAGCACAACGGTTTCCCCCACTCCTGCTCCATCTCCCGCATCGCCACCGTCTTCAAGGAGGGGAAGCAGTCCATGGACACCATGCAGCGGATGCGGGGGTCTTCGGAAGCGGCCTTCAACAGCACGGCCGCCCCGAAACCCTGCCCCACGGCGGCCACGGGCGGCAAACCTCCCGTTTTCTCTCCCACGGTGTCAAGCAGGGCGGTAACGTCGGCATACTCCTTCAATCCGTACGTGCAGTATGGCCGCGCATTGTCCCTGCCGCGGGGATTCCAGACCAGGCAGGAATATCCGGCTCCGGTCAGGCCTTCCGCCAGGGGGAGGGAACCCTGCACGCCGTTGTCCCAGGAAGTACAGATCACCACCAGTTCCGGCTTTTCATCCAGATGCGGCATGTTGCCCCGCAGCTTCAGGGCGTCCCTCACTCGGTTCTGGCGCGGCGTCAGCGCGCCGGACAGGCGGGGGCGCACCAGATAGCCGGAAATCGCCGTACCGTCGGCGGAAACGGCCTCCACAGGCTCCATAATCATGGACTCTCCGGAAGCGGGAACAGAACTTTCCGCCGCCCCCACCGGAACCAGCAGCGGCGTGGAGGCATACCAGGAAAACCACACCAGCCCGGCCACCGCAACAAGCACGAGCAGGAAGAATAGTTGAACAAGACGCTTGAACATGGAAAAGGAAGCACCCGGAAAATTGTTGACGGGAAAACTTTTATCCCATCCAGACTACGTTGACAACCACCAACTTCTATCGGGAGATTCCCGGGAACCCGCAAAATGCGGCATCTCCGGCATTTCCGGAGGCGTGCGTCCGCCCCGTGAACGCACCGGCAGCCACCGCTTCTCCTGCCGCCACAGGGGATTGAGCCGCTTTCCACAACTTCCGAAAGGGAAATAACGCTTTATTTCCCTTCCGTGATCTGGCATTCTTGGCACACACCTTTTTTTCATGGCAAACCCGGCACAACATCTCCGCCAATGGTTCACCTTCCTTGCCCTGCTTGTGCTGGGAGGCGTGGCGGCCTGGTTCCTGATGCCGCGGGAATGGTCCCAGATGCAATGGGAAATCCCAGGCACGCCGTCCGAATATCCTCTTGCACAGCTTCTGCGCCCCTGGCTGATCCTCCTCGGCTGCTTTCTCCCCGCCGCGGGCATGTTCCTCTACAACTGCTCCGGCATCATGGACAGGTATGTGGCGCGCACCTGGTTCACTGCATTCATGATGTGCACGGCCATCCTGACCCTGATTTACATCATCGGAGACTTCTCGGACAATGTGGGGAACCTGATGAATCTGGAATCCCCTCTGGAAGGGACTTTCCGCTTTTATCTGAGCCAGCTCCCCATGATCCTGAACCTCATCCTGCCCTACACGCTGCTGCTGGGCACGCTGTGGGCACTCACCAAGCTTTCCTCCTCCTCGGAAATCACCGGAATGCTGCAATCCGGCAGGTCCCTCCTCCGGATCAACTCCCCGGTCATCATCGGAGCCGTCTTCGCTGCCGTTTACTTCGGCATCTTCGGATTTCACTGGGCGCCGAATTCCACGCTGTACCGAAGACTCATGTTCTCCTCCCTGAGCCAGAACAACAATGACGACTCCCGGAGCATTATTTACAAGAATGACGCCGAATCCCGAATCTGGTACATCGGCGATCCGCCCGGCATAGACTCCCCGGGCGAACCCTTCAGGCAGGTGCGCGTAGAACAATTCGGCGCTCCGGGAAAAATGGAATACGAACTCTTCGCGGACGAAGCCTCCTGGGACCCTCATTCCAGAACGTGGACCTTCCTCCATGCCATCGAACGAGCTTATCCCCAGCAGCAGCCCCGGGAATCAAACGAAGTGCCCCTATTCTCCGGAGACGGGTATCAAACGCGGAAAAAACCTTATTCCGAAACTCCGTGGCAGCTCATCTCCCCCAATGTCCGGGTAGATACCCAGGGAACACCGGCCCTGCAGGAAATCATCAAGGCCGGATCCACCAATGCCAAGCAGCTCAGAAGTCTGGAAACGGAGTGGCACGTAAGAATTGCGCGCATGTTTTCCTGCATCATCCTGACGTTCATCGCCATTCCCTCCGCCATCACGTTCCAGAGGCGCTCCACGATGTCCGGCATAGGCATTGCTCTGTTCCTGGCGGCGGCCATGCTGTTCCTGTATGAATTCTTCCCCACCCTGGCATCCGCCGGGTACCTGCCTACCTGGCTGGGCGCCTGGATGCCCAACATCATTTACACCATCATTGCCATCCGACTGTTCCAGACCAGGCTGGCGCACAGAAGCTTCCTGGAAATGCTGAAAGGCCTGGAAAAAACGCCCGCCCATGACCACCCCTGACTCAATTCCTGAAGACCGTGCAAATGTGGAAAAAGCGCGGAACCTGCTGCGCCGGGCAAGCGCCGTAATCTTCGACTTCGACGGCCTGCTGGTGGACACGGAATACGCCATTTACGCTTCATGGCTGCGGGTATTTGACTCCTGCGGCCATCCCCTGCCCCTGGACCTCTTCAACCAGTGCCTGGGCAGCGGCTACACGCACTGGAACCCCGGCGACCATCTGGAAAAACTGACGGGGAGGACATTCGACTGGGACGAAATCAATGCGCTCCGCCAGAAGGAAATCGTACGCGATCTGGAACATGCCGGGCTGCTGCCCGGAGCCGGCGAACTCATCCGCAGCCTGGCGGAAAAAGGAATTCCCATGGCCGTGGCCTCCAGCTCCTCTCATCGCTGGGTGGACGGCTGGCTGAACAAGCTGGACATCATGCCCTACTTCAAAACCGTCGTCTGCCGGGACGACAATCTGCCCGTCAAGCCGGATCCCGCCCTGTTCCTCAGAGCGGCGGAAAATCTGGAGATACAACCCTCCCAGTGCCTGGTATTGGAAGACTCCCAGAACGGCACTACGGCGGCATTTCGTGCGGGCATGCCCGTCATTTCCATCCCGAACCGAGTGACGGTCCAGGCGGATTTTTCCCATGCAAGCGTCAAAATAGGTTCCCTGAAGGAACTCCTTTAACAGCGGGCCGGGGTACGGCACACCTTGACGTTTGGGAATGTGGTCGGGGCCGCTCGCCCCCCTACACCAAACGGGACATCACTCCACCTTTTCCGACGGAAGCACATGAAGATAATTGGGCAATAACAAACAGAATTCGCTTTTCGTCTTCCAGACTGCAATATCCCCGCCATTTTCCGAGCCGACTCCCTCCGCGCTTATATGCAGGATTCCATCAAAACAGGCGGCTTCGTAACACAACTCCTCCTGGGGGCAAATCAGGGAAAAAGAGGCAATCCTGCTCCACCGGCCATCCAACAGCCCCCACATGACACAGCAGACATTCATCTTTTTCCCCGGAACGAAAGGCTTCATATCCGGCAGACCCACCGCATCACACTTCAGGAAGAACATGCGCATGGGAATACCCGCACCCATTACCTGGCTGATTTCCGCCAAAACATGTTCCTGCGTACGCATCTTCACCCATTCGGGCGGAACAGCCTTCCGGTCCCCGCCATCAACCGCCTCAGAAAGGCTACAGACAAGCACTCCCAGAAGCAGGCCGCACAAACAGAAAAACAATTTCATAACAGGATAGTTTTCCGTATCATGCAGAAAATATCCGTTCGGTCAACAGGGACGTTCAAAAATGAAAACTCTTTCCCGCAGGATTTCTCTCGCTCTTGTTTCTTGACGGAATTCCTTTCATGCCTTATGTAGGGAGAATGCCCTCCCAACATTGCCCATTATATCACTATCGCGTCAAGGACAAGGTCGTCGGCCCCGTCAGCCTGGCCGACCTTCATGTTCTGCTCACTTCCAAAAAAATTCCTCCGGACACCATGATCCGGGAAGAACATTGCCAGACATGGATGCCCCTCACGGCGGAATTCCGCCGCCAGGAGCGCCTGGACCGCCCCCGGACGTCGGCCGCCCTGCTGGCCTGCCGTCCTCCGAAAAGCAGTTTCCTGTTCTACGCCATTGCCCTGTTCAGCATGGCCTGCGGTACTGTTCACTCCGTGATGGAGAACTACTTCCAGTACATGGAAGTGGTGTTCCTGCCTTCCATAGCGTTTTTCATGGGCAAAATGCTGGCATACATGCACCTGCTCACCGGGGGAATCAGAAAAATTCCCATAGACACCCCGGACCGCTGAAAACACCGCGGTATTTCCATACCCCACACGTTCTTTTCTGCTGAAACAGAATGCGTTGCATATCCTACCCCGTAGAGCATCACTGAACTGTTACCGGGCCATGGAGAAATAGCGCAACCCGTCCGCATGGATATGTTCCTGGACACGGAAGGACCTGCGGCATTCCGTTTTTCACAGCCATAACCGCAAGGAGGGCTCCCCACGGAGAATACCTCCATCGCCATCCAGCAAAGCCGGATAAAAATCAAGTCCTTTCAGGGGAAGAACGTCCCGTCCTCCATCCGTCTTCTAGTTGATGCGGGCGTCCGGATGTTCCATGCAAACAGTAATAACAGGCCCGGCCTCTCGTCAAAAACCCATTCTCCTGCAACGGCCCTCCCCGTTGCAGGAAATAGGAAGGGAACCTGAAACAGAAAAACCGCCGGAACCTCCAACGGCTCCGGCGGTTTAAAAACAACAATCCGGTCATTACTTGCCCAGTTCCGCAACGGCGGCTTCCAGACTGGGCACGTCTTCAATGGAAATAACAGTGGCATCCTTGCAGATGCGGCCCATCATGCCGGCCAGGGTCTTGCCCGGCCCCAGCTCAATGAAGAGGCGGTGGCCCTGGTCCACAAGCTTCTGCATGGAGGCCGTCCAACGCACGGAACCGCACACCTGGTGTTCCAGCATGCTGCGGATATCGTCGGGACCCTCCACCACGCGCGCTTCATAATTGCAGTACACGGGCATTGACGGAGTACCGAAGGAAACATTCTTGAGCTCTTCCGCCAGCTTCACCATGGCGCTGTGCATCAGGCGGGAGTGATAGGCGCCCGCCACGTTGAGCTTTTTGGCGATCTTGCATCCGGCGCCCTTGGCTCCGGCAATGGCCTTGTCCACGCCTTCTTCCGTACCGGAAACGACGGTCTGGCCGGGACAGTTGAAGTTGGCTACGTCCACATCGCATTCCTGCGCCAGCTTGATGACGTTCTCATCGGAACCGCCGATCATGGCGGCCATGGTGCCCTTGGTGGCGTTGCAGGCTTCCTCCATGAAGGCGCCGCGTTTCTGAACCAGGCGTAGCCCTTCTTCAAAAGAGTAGGTACCGGCGGCGGCATGGGCCGTGAATTCCCCCAGGGAAAGGCCGGCGGCGGCCACGGGATTCAGGGCAGGCAGCAATTCCTTCAGCACGGCGAGGCAGGCCAAACCATGCACGTACAGGGCGGGCTGGCAATTGCAGGTGCGGGTGAGTTCTTCGCCGGGGCCTTCAAACATGACGGAGGAGAGAGATTCCCCCAGAGCCTTGTCGGCCTGCTCAATCAGGGCTTTGGCGGTAGGATACTTGTCATACAAATCTTTGCCCATGCCCACTTTCTGGGCACCCTGTCCGGAAAACAATAATACTGCGTCCATAGTTGAGGTGGCAGTATACCGCCCGTCCCGAAAAGAAGCAAGAGCGATCAAAAAAGCCTTATCCGCTACAGGATCCCGGCCATGCGCCATTCACGCATCCGGAACAGTTTTCAGCTTCCAAACCATATGTCTTTCCGTCTCTTCCGCCAAAACAGCCTGTACATCAACGGCATATTTCTTACTTATGTATTGCAGCACATGCGGCATGGGAAATAGTTTGGACTCACGCTTTTCCGTAAGATAATAGACGGAAGGATCATGCAACAACGCAAACCAACACCCCTTCTCAAACCGTTCCAGCATGAACTGTTCATAAACCGGTAAATAAACCAACCATGAAATGGGAGAAAGACTGTTATTAAAACTAAACACCTCTTTCGTATGTAAAAAGGGATTCCTTGGATACAAGCACGGAATATCGTTGGAAATATAAAACCGATCCTTTTTAGACAGGAGTTGGTGATATTCTCCCGCACTTGTTTCCAAATTCAAATACCGGTTCCACCTTTGCGCAAGAAACCAACCTGCCACTGTTTCCAAAACCAGCAGGCCGGTCAAAATCCACAACCACTTTTTACGTGAGTGCAACGCAGGGATAAAAGAACACTTCTCCGGAGAAATAATCAAAAAAACAAATGCCGTCAGATATGTTCCATAAAGTACACGCCCGGCAACCCTTCCTATGTAAACATATAACAAAAGAAGCAATACCAGGGGAAGCAGAGAACTCCATACATTTGATTTCCGTGTGGTCAACAGCATCACGCCCAATGCCATAATGACGGGAACGGCCCATTTGCTGATCAGTAGCAGCTTGACAGCAGCCGATGCTTTTATTCCATGAATCGCATGATTGCCTTCCTGATGAAGCCGGGCCATTTTTTCCAGTCTCACCTCGGCAGGAACTGAGTGAAGAAACCACATATTGGCTTTCATTAACCGGATTTCTTCCCCGCTCAAATTTAGCTTTTTCCAATCTTTCTCCATATTGGAAAAATCAGGATAATCCATATAGACGCTTTGCAAATCAATATTCTCATAGGATCGTTTTAACATTCCATTTTCCTGGAGAATCTTATCCTGCAACATGTGCAGACTTCCAAAAGCCAAGGTAACAACAACAAAGACCGTCACCCATTTGCCAATACTCCTCCAAGGGCACTGCCGACGATAACATTTGTATAAAAAACGAATCAGTTGAAACGTTAAAAACGGATATAATATATAAATACTCTTCTCTCTCCACGCCAGCCCCAGCAGGACGAACAAAATACCACATATATAGGACAGCCAAGCTCTTTGAGAGAAAGGAAAAACCAAACACGTCACGCCTGCCAGAAGAAGCGTTAATGCCAGCTGAGTATACTGCATGTAAAGATAAGCATCACAGGCAAAAAACAGACTTCCTCCGCCTGCAATAGCATACAGCAATGTGGCGTTTGATGGAGAATTGTTTCCATAAGAGTTGATGGCCCGGAACATCCCTCCGCAGATCATGATCCAAGACACATACGTCATCCCGTAGGCAAAGAGGGAATACCATGCAATTCCGGGTAATTTCTCCCAAACCCATCCCAATGCGAAGGACAGACAGGGATGAAGCTGCCCCGTATACCACCAGCCTGAAAAATCATTGGCTATCAGCCATTCAATAATCACATCATCACAAACTCCATACCCTATGGGCAATAAAACCACGGCCAAAAGCAATAACAGTCCATGTAAGACGGAAGCTGCCAGCCAGGGTGATTTCTTATGACAAATGGAACGAATTGGCAATTTACCGCCATGCAGACAATTAACCGTATTACTAATCCGGAGTCAAGGGTTGACTCTTCAGGAGGCATTCATTCTAAAGGGAAAGAACCTGTAGGAAAACAAGCCTTTTCATTGGCAGGGATGTTCTACCGGGAAACATAAAATTCCTACATTCCGTCAGTAATGGTTTCTGGAAAGAGATGAAAGAGATATTCCATCTTCTCCACTATCTTGTTTCCATATAAAATTTCCCATCAAGGCATCACAAACGGATAATGAATTCGACCGCGCATGCCCCTTTTTCCAGCCGTAGCGCCCATGGGTTTTCCCGGTAGCATGGGAATGAGTACCCACATGGGAAG
This genomic stretch from Akkermansia biwaensis harbors:
- a CDS encoding OmpA family protein — translated: MSEYQDNSGELRENRRRRSRFILPAPRHLAAVAVGGVLAALLVHYLGFIVLSWFDLGIHVHKTVAEEPASKPLPEKIVLKADDRPAPDVTEIPEMPVVEQIKELPPPELPDLEDMLPEQVVIAPGETSFSADPVSPSPPESLSPQMPLVDMKSIAQGLPELSPPEALKPSASPATVKTAEPEMVNPDEWYNNKLKGAGGQDDSHLPDGSKSLAQLMAQSNLGKDSGYSRLGADLLFEYNKAVMKNSARLSMLQLAGLMMKNPDTIFIVEGHTDSFGSEEYNAVLSLMRANAVRQWLLDNGISLTRPNGECRLYIRACGASRPVVSTKGDQNAQAANRRVEIHMRKPGEEIPAGSLPVTHAVDMNTPIARQVRAGVGAKAKLPAAAEGNPAVSSPPARPAAPAAPAVKPPASPQPQKERIPVAEPVPETIPSAEPVEEDIPNAEPVEDDIPLAEPVVEASGAVGMKGGLA
- a CDS encoding HAD family hydrolase, with amino-acid sequence MRFLPIRALPLPGESRYLFSFDFDDTLFTLGGPAGERRSFFRLMRALRARYGVLWGINTGRDPVYLREGLMDMFQDDPEAFAPDFTVTMERNVHLADAEGRLMPGVCWNDACAVAHDSLFSRYGRMLEELMEHLEKQFSGLELQRQQHDAFSLVVNDARGLDAVSGVIHGTVAPYEEIVTQRAGPYLRFSHRDYNKGTALAFVASRFGIPHAHAAIFGDGHNDLDAMRNLPEAFRCCPSNAADEVKAMVASGHGYISPKARTMGVLDGLVNGALPHFGMRTDVLKAAERKRGADEPLAE
- a CDS encoding alpha/beta fold hydrolase, which encodes MFKRLVQLFFLLVLVAVAGLVWFSWYASTPLLVPVGAAESSVPASGESMIMEPVEAVSADGTAISGYLVRPRLSGALTPRQNRVRDALKLRGNMPHLDEKPELVVICTSWDNGVQGSLPLAEGLTGAGYSCLVWNPRGRDNARPYCTYGLKEYADVTALLDTVGEKTGGLPPVAAVGQGFGAAVLLKAASEDPRIRCMVSMDCFPSLKTVAMREMEQEWGKPLCYPAFWLMDAGVAWRADFSTFDVAPVDYALKLDYPAMVVCTNQYFFSTLEDSLSIYDSLKDDKKQLYESIREGEPYGTKERTFLHVIEGKKGEKFEKNYKVNVYDGDDELQAGIAEWIHDNTRMPMPRVLMNEFYRFPVTAAAPSGR
- a CDS encoding M60 family metallopeptidase; the encoded protein is MHVSSLARKAGRGSAVGWFLVLLLICGAGAGYYLYQDNQEKKRVAQELTAERQAKEKAMKAAAEKQRKQREKEIRERREKEREAAELAREEARKKKEALEQEAAQKLQEQAKREEAEKRRREELERREREEQERRQEEPDEEEEPEPEGRFPQPVKNPMPDLSVYATVCKDEIPMDADKPLETWSWDKAEKLAGMEEFPSGSTPWKRGTDDKRMDDLLERCRSWKDDKPSSLKACSAAKDFPGAPEDGASLVRRTVEIDSNITGWHSTGLYAPPGAEISCSLSGAPKESSLGIRIGCHTDSLHKLDAWRRVPEITVQVPADRGRVKLVNPMGGLVYVNVGKRSKRGRIFKVQISGATPAPLFILGVTTPEQWAAQLENCKAPWGEIRMPRLVMTMPVEQLKRCPDVQKVAEFLQKNMALQDWIMGWDTKPDRLHHPMRFVVDRQISAGAGHSGYPAMATTDWTNSIASGAIVNSGSWGLWHELGHNHQAPPFTMEGQTEVSVNIFSMLCEVMGTGKSYESCWGGGMGPYGMSSELKKYFTGSQTYRDAPNKVQLFFWVELMYHLGFDAFRQVALQYHDKPYDNGKLSDEKKWEWVMSAFSKVTGKNMGPFFEIWRMPVSEHARAKMKNLPVWLPSGDYPACYTRDE
- a CDS encoding MFS transporter; amino-acid sequence: MKWLNDWLGFFKPLQVKNLQIFWSGQACALIGMWLQVTAMGILVYSISGGSATAVGLLAALNALPFFLGGMLLAGLGDRFDRRKLLIAVQSVQWLVAAVLFLLTFLDALQLWHLYAAGLVMGINQTVGFPTQQAFVGDLIPRKQLQEAVGMYSLVFNTCRAVGPALAGYIIAEWGAATAFGGNVLASLPLIGCLVSLKGRISDTAAPKKQRGSGRKVSGLKAVLSTRSLLFIMLSALIQNICGQSLYQIVPALMHGNPRNTGLILGAVGAGAMVSILLVMPFARKSDRVGAKLSSGTLWMGSALCVAGIVNVVEVQALCFFFAGLATSTLFVTSSSAVQLLAPPERKSAILGLFSIVTIGVQPLAAMGWGAVVDSLGVQATIIMAGGLEALFSIWMLSVPFWRNFRFTPDDCPEGP